The Hippopotamus amphibius kiboko isolate mHipAmp2 chromosome 13, mHipAmp2.hap2, whole genome shotgun sequence sequence TTGAACACCATGtgcccaaccccccaccccccaccccaggagctgCAGAAGCAGGCAGACCTGATGGAATTTGAGATCGCACTGAAGGCCCTCTCAGTGCTGCGCTACATCACAGACTGTGTGGACAGGTGGGTAGCCCTGCCAGGCCTGGGCCCTGCAGTGGAGGGCTGGGAGCCTGGGCCTGTGGCCTCAGCTCACCTCTCCATCCCCGTCCCTAGCCTTTCCCTGAGCACCTGGAGCCGCATGCTTAGCACCCACAACCTGCCCTGTCTCTTGGTGGAACTGCTGGAGCACAGTCCCTGGAGCCGGCAGGAAGGAGGTAAGGTCTTCCTCCACCTGCCTAAGCCCCAGTTCACTGCTTCCAGGACATCCTCCAGGATCAGTGGGGTGGGCAGCTTACACAAAGGCAAACTTTGCCCCCTTGCCCACAGAATACCAGGGTGCCTCACCCAAAGTGGGCCTAGATCTGGACTCTGCAGTAGACAAGGCCTGTGTGTCCACTGCTGAGGACTCACCCTGCTCTGAAGTGAGCAGCACCCCAGTATGGGCATGTCCTGTGCCCAGGCAGTGGTCAGTCCCCAGCCCATGCAGCTGGCTCACTCAAAGAGCATGCGGTGCCTGCACCCAGTATGCTGGCTCTCTCCCCAGGCAAGCTGCAGCAATTTGAGGGTGGCCGTTGGCAGACAGTGGCCCCCTCAGAGCAGCAAAAGCTGAGCAAGTTGGATGGGCAGGTGTGGATCGCCTTGTACAACCTGCTGCTAAGCCCTGAGGCCCGGGCCCGCTACTGCCTCACAAGCTTTGCCAAAGGACAGCTACTCAAGGTAGGGGACTCCTCCCACACCAGTCCCCACAGCCCCAGCACTGCCCCACACCACCCTTGATGTTTATTTTTGCCCACTCACCTCAGCCCCAGCCCTCTCTCCACATCTTGGGCATCAGGAGACACAGCAGCTAGTGGGACATGGGTCCCACTGGCACCCTCAGCCCAGCCTAGCCCATGTACTCTCTGTTCCTCGACCCTCTGGTCAGCACCACTTCACACTGGCCTCCCCTGGACACCCTTGCAGCTTCGGGCCTTCCTCACAGACACACTGCTCGACCAGCTGCCCAACCTGGCAGACCTGCAGGGTTTCCTGGCCCACCTGGCCCTGACCGAAGCCCAGCCCCCTAAGAAGGACCTGGTGTTGGAACAGGTAGGCACTAGAAAATTAGTTGCTCAGGACCACTGTCCACTTTGCCAGCTCCTCCCTGCCACTCTCCACTTCTCTTCCCCAGATCCCAGAAATCTGGGAGCGGCTAGAGCGAGAGAACAGAGGGAAGTGGCAGGCTATTGCCAAGCATCAGCTGCGGCATGTATTCAGCCCCTCGGAGCAGGAACTGAGGCTGCAGGCACGAAGGTGAGGCCTGCTGAGCTGGCAGAAGGGGTAGAAGGGAGGCAGAAGGCATGGATGTGGGCAGGGCTGCTCCTGTTCACCAACCCACCATGTCCAGCCAAGTCCTCCTGACCCTTTTCCCAGGTGGGCTGAGACCTACAGGCTGGACGTGCTAGAGGCAGTGGCTCCAGAGCGGCCCCACTGTGCCTACTGCAATGCAGAGGCTTCCAAGCGCTGCTCACGATGCCAGAATGAGTGGTATTGCTGCAGGTGAGGGTATCCTAGGACCTTGGACCCCTAAGTCCCAGTTCCATACCCCTTATAGCACTGCATCCTCACTGGCCCATTTGCCTGCAGGGAGTGCCAAGTCAAGCACTGGGAGAAGCATGGAAAGGCCTGTGTCCTGGCAGCCCAGGGTGACAGAGCCAAgtgaagcctgcagctgctgAGGGCTGACCACCCATGCCCTACAACCCACTAGAGTGTGCCCCTGAACCTCTGGATCTCAGTCTGGCCTCTGCAAgcgccccagcctcccaggtggtGAGGACAGCAGGCTGGGAGAGTTGCCGACCCGTCTCCCCCAGCAAAGCGCTCCGCACTTCCTTCCCCATCCGGCGGCGGGTAGGCTTAGGGTGCAGCCTCAGCAAGCTCGGGCAGGAGGCCTGGGCGGGGGGCAAGGACCGGATGTGGGGACCCTCTTCCTCTAATACAGTAAAGTAAAACTAGCTTCCAGAAACACGCCTGTTTCCGCGTGGCCCTTTGAGGTCGTCGTGGTTGTTAGGGGGAGGGGACTTGCTCGCTGGATGAAGAGAGGATAGGAAACGGAGGGCGGGGACTCCGCGAGAGCAGCCCCCCGCCGCGTCCGCCGCCCCACTCCGCCTGCGGGCCGACACAGCCCAGACGCCCAGGTTTCCATCGCGCCGCTCTCCTCGGCTCTCCCGCAGCTCTGCCTGAATCCCGGGGGCGGCGCCGCATAGGGgcccgccccgcggccccgcccgccccgcgcttTCTTGCGCCCAGATCCGGCGGGAGTCCCGGCCGGACCGGGCCATGTCCGCTGAGCCTGAGCTCATTGAGCTGCGGGAACTGGCACCCGCGCGGTGCACCGCCCCGGGCCGCACCCGGCTCGAGCGAGCCAACGCGCTGCGCATCGCGCCGGGCACAGTGCGCAACGCCGCAAGGCAGCTGGTCCCGGGCCGCGGCCACCGCTTCCAGCCCGCGGGGCCCGCTACGCACACGTGGTGCGACCTCTGTGGCGACTTCATCTGGGGCGTCGTGCGCAAGGGCCTGCAGTGCGCACGTGAGTAGCGGCCTCGTTCGCTGGCGGGAGTGAAACGGGTGGCCAAGGGGCAGCACCGTCGCTGAGGGCCAAGTTGCGACGGAGGGGTCGGCGGGGACGGTCCTCACGGACCAGGTCCGTTACCTTTGCCGCGTAGCATAAGAGAGTGCAGGCTGATGGTTTATAACCTTGCCTAGTTCCACCTGCATCTGAGGCATAGTTAGGCAGAGGCAAAATTGCCTGTTAATAGCAAGGTGCTGCTTTCAAGTTTAAAGGGTGCCTTCGCCCTTCTTGAGAAAGGCTTTGTGCCTGCCAGTCTCTGAGTTCATATTTCCACACCTGCCCCTTCTTGCCAAAGATTCACTCGCCAAGTCCCCCTGCGGAATTCCTGCGGTGAAGGGAATTTAGCCACCTATGGGAGAAGGCCTGGAAAAAGTTAGAACCTTGGGTGGGCCCCCTGCAAGCAGGAGTTTTGAGTATTTGGCAAATACCTATTGCAGGGTCTGTCAACCAGGTGCTAAAACAGGAAACACAGCCACACACCAGCTGGTGCTTCTGCCCTCCCAGGAATCACAGCAAGCAGAGGTTGCTCTTCCATTGGCTATTCACCAGCTAGAATCACTTGGGATGCTTTTACAGCCCTTCAAACCCCTATGCTTGGACCCTACcacagacctgctgaatcagtcACTGGGAGTGTACCAgcgatttttaaaaacagatcatTCTAATGTGCAACCTGGGTTGAGAGTCACTGCTCTGGCCCATTTAGGAACTTAGAAAGGTGTCCCAAGCCTGTATGTGCCTGGAGACCCTCTCATCTAGTACAGGAGTTTGTCTTTTATTCAGCTGGGAGGAGCACGGGAGTTGTGACAGAATACAAAGCATGAATAAGGGCTGTGACATAGCAGTGTTCCCAAGGAGAAATAAATTGGCCATGGAAATGAAAAACAGGATAATTTGGGTGTGTGTCAGAGGCAGAAACAagggaggaatcaaggatgagttggggtggtttggtttggttttgcctCAGCTGGGAGAATAGTGGCGACTTTTGCTGAGCTGAGGAACTCTGGCAAGGACAGGAGTGAGAAAAAGTGAAGAATTAAAAGGGGTAGGAAAGTGAGTTAAATTTTGGCCACATTGGGTTGAAATGTTTATTAGACATCCCAATGAAGATACTGACACATAGGATTTGATCTCAGGGCAGAAGTCAGTGATGGAAGCTTGGATCTGGGGTGAGTTAGTGTACACAGAGAAGGGAAGCTATCAGAACTGAGCCTCGGACACTCCACCATTAGATCCGGAAGtcgaaacaaaactaaaaggagCTGAGCAGGAGctgcagggaggtgggaggaaaacaAGGGTAGTAGGGACTCCTGGGAGCCAAGGGGAGCAAGTATCAGACGATGCTTAAGaggtgaagaggaagaagggaccGCCGGATTCGGCGGTGCGCAGGAGTTtcctggagggaggggcaagCCTGACCCGAATGGGTAGTGGGTGAAGGCGAGAAACTGAGTGTTTGTAGAGCAGTGTTGGTAACTTTTCAGTGTGAGGGGagtagagacaaatgacaactaGAGGGGGGCATTGGGttaaaagtttttgattttttccctTCAAGTAAATGGGCGGAGGGAGTGACGCTGATAATAAGGGGGAAGTTCTGCCCTAGGCACTAGAAATCCAACTGTTGAACAGGCCTGGATCCCTAACAGCCTGAGGCCTCCCCGCCAGTTTCCAGACGCCGGGGGACCAACACTGAGATCTGCCTAGCAGTGGGCGGTAACGGGGCCTGAGATAAGGCCGGTCATGCAGAATACGGCGAGCAACGGCCTTTACCCGGGGGCTTCGCTTCTGCCCCCGGGAAGCTTCTCTGAGCTGGTGCTGGGGTTCCTCCGCCTCATGGCCAGGCCTCTCTGCAGATTGCAAGTTCACCTGCCACTACCGTTGCCGCGCGCTCGTCTGCCTAGACTGCTGCGGGCCCCGGGACCTGGGCTGGGAACCGGCGCTGGAGCGGGACACGAATGTGGTGAGCGCGGGACCGGGGAGCTTACGGGCAAGGCAGATTTGCGCAGACAAGCAGGCCACACTGCAGGCGTTCCCTAGGGCCGCCCGGCGCTACGCTACTTTCTGATAGGCAACTTCGCGGCGGCAGAGAATGGCTAATTCTGCGCGCGGGCTCGAAGGGGTGCCGGGAGTGCTGACTCTGCCCTGAGCGCCCGGAGCCACCGAGGCTCCGCGCAAGCGCAACTTCCGCACCTTCCTACAACCGCATCCGGTCTTCCGGCCACGCTGGTGCACATGCGTACACGCTCCTACTAGTTCCCCGTGGGAGGTGGGGCCTGCGAGGCGGAGCTGAGCTGAACTGCGGGAGCGTTGAGATCATTCCTGGAGGCGAGGCGTGTGTGGCCACGCCCTTCGACAGTCCTTCTCCAATGAGACGAGAGCTAGATCCTGGCTGTCTACGTTTCAGTGTTAACGGTCGCGGCGCGGACGCTGGTTCCGGCGCACGCGCACAGGCGCCTGGGGCGGTGGTGGGAGGCTACGGGCGCACGGGAACTGGCAGGCGGGCGCCGCGATGGGCGAGGCGGACGCAGGGACGCCTTCTTTCGAGATGACCTGGAGCAGCACGACAAGCAGTGGCTACTGCAGCCAGGAGGACTCGGACTCAGAGCTCGAGCAATACTTCACGGCTCGTACCTCGCTGGCGCGCAGGCCGCGCCGGGACCAGGTGGGGGTCGGGGGTTGCGGGAGGCTGGCTGGGGGCGGTCGCTGGGACCCCGCTTCTCCCCGGTAAGTTGCCTTGTCGAGTTTGTGGGCAGCCCCGCCCTCCCGTGAACTTGGATTTCGAACCGCACCGGGCCAGCCCTCGTGACCGTGTATTGGGCTATCAGCGCGTCGGTACTGGGTCTCGAGGCCTTGCTGTTTCTGTCACAGACCGGTTGAACCAGGGGAAGCAGCTAAGTGGCTTGGGGTAGACCAGGGACAGGCGTTATCAACCGATTACTAAGGCTGACTGAGCAGTCTAGACTAGCACCTGGATTTCCGCGTGGGGGCGCTCCCACCCCCTCTCTGGGGGACCAGGAGGAAGTGGATGGGGAGGAGTCCTCCCCGGGAATTGAGAAGTGTGTTTAGGAGAGAGGCAAAAGAAGGTGGAGCCAGCTTGGTCCCCATCTCTTGCCGATCCTGGACTGTCACCAGCTGCTGGAATGTGGAAGattctgagcctccctccctctgcagtgGACCAGGAGTGCTCGCTTGGGCAGCATATATAGTAAAATTAGAGCAGACCTGGGGAAAGGGGCTCTGGGAATGGGTGGAAGTGTAAGCATCCAGGAGCACTTTATCCATAAGAGGTGGGGAAGGCTAGATTGTAAAATGCCCTGAGAGGGGTAAAAAGAGATAGGGGTTAGTAATCCAGGACTATTAAGTTGTGGTGCTGGAGCAGCTGTGTCTCTTGGTGTCTCCCAGATGTCCCCATTATCAGAGACCTCTGTGCCATGAATGTGACTACCAGGCTCAGATAACTGGAGCTTGTACACCTCAGAAGAGCCCTTGACCAGGGCATCAGGAAAGAGAGATGGGGACCATGAAGTGAAGTTCAGTATACCTGGAAGCAATGGGGCAGAATTCCTTACAGGAGCCAAGAAAAGGGAGTTGTGGATAATTCTTTCAGTGCAAATTCTATACCTTGAAAGCTCAGCCCAGAGTTTCAGTGCAAGGTTTGAGTGTGGATCCCTGGGACCGTCCCAGTGTCACTCAGGCCTGAGCCATTTTCCATTGTGGAAAGGTGAGAAAACCACAAGACACTAGCCAATTGAAAAAGAGGCTGGGGAGTCCCAAGTTGTATGTAAAATAAAAGCATCAGTCACTATGGACAGTGGCAGAGTAGAGGGTGGGTGGCTGTAGTGCAGCAGAAGGGAAATTCCATGGTATCCCTCTGGGACAGCTGTTGGAATCCTCCTCCAGCTGTCAGctttgcaaaatggaaaaagaaactcTTCCTCCTCTAGTATTCTGGCAGGACAGTGCAGTACCTCCAGTCCAAGTTCCTTGTTTTATGAGTAAAGATACTAAGGGGGTTCAcctggagaagggaaggggatgGAACTGAGGTCACCGTAGCCCAGTTCACGGCTCCTGGATAAcccaggaagggaagaggaaggactCAGGCTAGAGCTCAGGGCCATCACAAGGAAGGGGAATAAGTTAGTGCCATCCCTTTGATCACCCTGTTCTGTAAGTAGAGTTCTCTTCCTTCTTGCCCTGGCTCTAGAATCTGCTCAGCTTTCCTCCTGCCCCTAGCACCCCTTCCATCCTGACACTCCTCCCCACGGCGGCATTCCTTCCTGTCCCAAGCCCTCTCCTTGGGTCTGAACAAACACATCCACTCTTTATTCCCAGACTCCAGCCCTCATTTTACCTCCCAGATCCCTCATTTTCCAGGATACAGACCATTTGTCCTTGCTGGTCCTACAGGGTTTCCCACTGTCTCCAACAAGGTTTCTGCtagagttgttgttgttgttgctttaatatttatttatttggttgagctgggtcttagttgcagcacacgggatcttttagttgcagcatgagggatctagttccctgaccagggatcgaacccaggaccccctgcattgggaggatggagtcttaaccactggaccaccagggaggtccctagagTTTTCACTTCTCAATGCTTTTTTTCACCTAGGAGTCTTTTGGAAACTTGGGGAAGCAAATAGGCTTCagttcccacccctcctccagcctcagtcctCAGTGCCATGTACTTGCTGACCACTGAACAACAGCAGGTTCTAGGTGAAGAGCCTACTGCTAAAAGGCTGTGGACTCTACCCTACCCTACCCCCTCATCTGTCCTTCGTACTATCCCCATGAGATGGTTTAAGCTTAGGGGGCTCCAAGGCAGTAGTCAGGGAGAAGCCTCGCTGTCCTAGGCTCAGAGCTGAGCACAAGGTTAAGGTTATTCTGCAGGAGACATTCTGATGGGAACTCCCCTGGGACAAGGCATTGGTCACTGATGATCTCAGCTGTGTCTGTGACACTCTCATTCCTACTAGGGCCTATCTGACGTTAACAGGAAGTAAGGCTGATGCAATGGGACCAAGGGAGTTTGGCAGAAGCCCTGGCCCATGCTCCACCCTTCCGACAAGAATCCAGTCCCTGAAGGAACAGGGTGGAGCTAAAATCTTTGGGCTAAATCTCTAGACAGCAGGGAGGAGAGGTACATAAGCCTCCCTGTTTGGCACCTGTGGGGCAAGCTCTACCAGAAGGTTGCCCATGCCCACCTCTGGCAGATTGGAGCCTGGCCTGAAGCTGCCTTTTGTGCAGCTTGGGTCAAGATCAAATGGCATGTCATAGTGGTTTCCCCACTATGTCTTAAACATGCAGGGCTGGCCCAAATCCCTCACCAAGGAGTGTTAAGGTTGCCCTTCCCATCCTGCGCACTGGTGGCTGGGCTCCTGGTGTGCACCTTTCCCCACACCTCACACCCTGCAGTGGGTCATGGCCAGGGCAGAGTGGCAAAGTGGACTGCCTTCTCCAGGATACACCTTGACCCCATCCAGCTAGAGTGCTGGGATCAAGCTGTTCATTCTCAAAGTCTATGATCTTTTCCTGGCTTCTGGCCTCTTACCTTCAGTTGCCTTGGTTTTAAGGTATCCTTAGGGCCTTACCCAGTGCTGAGGAGGCTCCAggcaggcagcagagagaagcaAATGATTCTGCCCTGGCTGTCTCCATCCATTGCATGCAGAACCAGGAGCAGTGATGGGTTCTTCTTTTCAGGCCTCGGACTTTGTTGTCAGTTTCCAAAGGCTGCCCACAGGCCATTTTTCAGAGTGGTCCACCCAGGGCTTACTTACCTCCTTGCCTGTGGCATGCATTGCAAAGGAATGGGTTCCATAAGGGCCCTATGTCCATGCCTGCCCATCTTTCAGGACGAGCCAGTGGAGTGGGAGACACCTGACCTTTCTCAGGCTGAGGTTGAGCAGAAGATCAAGGAGTACAATGGCCAGATCAACAGCAACTTGTTCATGAGCCTGGTGAGTTGACAGCCTGTTTTGGATAAAGACAAGAGCCCAACTATGTGCCTGATACCCAAAGGGTCACAGCTGAGGTATTCTTGGGTAGGCCCAAGCAGTGATTTATTCGCACCCAACCTAGCCCCAAGTGGACTGGTATTGCCCAAATCTGTTCCATTTCACCTGGCATCTAGTCATGGTTTGGTTTCTCCTCTTTAGAACAAGGATGGTTCCTACACAGGCTTCATCAAGGTTCAACTGAAGCTGGTGCGCCCTGTCTCGGTTCCTGCCAGCAAGAAGCCACCCTCCTTGCAGGATGCCCGGCGAGGCCCAGGGCGTGGCACAGCTGTGAAACGCCGCACCTCCTTCTACTTGCCCAAGGATGCTGTCAAGCACTTGCATGTGTTGTCACGCACACGGGCACGTGAGGTCATCGAGGCCCTGCTGCGCAAGTTCTTGGTGGTGGATGACCCCCGCAAGTTTGCGCTCTTTGAGCGGGCTGAGCGCCATGGCCAAGGTGGgcttcccatcccaccccaccacgTGTGAGGGTATATATGCACGCGCctgtgcacacaggagctgaggGGGCTGGGCCTGACTAATCGAacactcccttcccccttcctggcCCTCAGTGTACCTCCGGAAGCTGTCAGATGATGAGCAGCCCCTACGGCTCCGGCTCCTCGCAGGGCCCAGTGAGAAGGCCCTAAGCTTTGTCCTGAAGGAGAATGACTCTGGGGAGGTGAACGTGAGTAACAGCCCTCCTTAGTTTCTTGGTTGTGACTGGGCAGGACTGGTGGGTTGCAGCTACAGTAAGGCTTGAAGGAGGAATAGGGCTGTGGACAAGCCCTGCAAAGCCTCTCCAGGAATATGTGAGCCTTGTAGCTAAAGTGAAGGCTCCTAGGAAACTCATGCCAAGGGCTTGTCCCAAGAAGCAGGAAGAATTGTCTTGGTGCACTGCTTTTTCCTATTGTGGAAAGTCCTCAGGAGATGCAGGAGTCCATGTGATGGCATTCTGATCTCAGGCCAGGGCAAAGCCACACCGATGGGCACAGGACAACATGGAGGCACCCCTTTCGGGCATTAGAACTTTTTACCTGGAAGCTTTCCAGCCCCAAGGTAGTACATCTGCAGAGTGAGATTAAACTCTGAGAGAGTGGGCATGACCTGCCCGCAGGTAACTAGGGAAACTTTGGTTGGGTTGCCTGTTCGCGAGGTGCCTGCGCTACTTTGTGGGGCCCATCTTCTCTATGGCTTGTTGTTGGGAACGTAACACAGACCATTCAGTCAAGAACCTGACATTAGAAAGCCCCATCCCAGCTGTGTGATCGTGATGCACTGGTCTTCTTTGGGGAGAGCCTGCTGGTTTAACAGTGGCCTGCTATACCCTGTGTCTCCCTTCTCCCCCCTACAGTGGGATGCTTTCAGCATGCCTGAGCTACACAACTTCCTGCGCATCCTGCAGCGGGAGGAAGAGGAACACCTCCGCCAGATCCTGCAGAAGTACTCCTATTGCCGCCAGAAGATCCAGGAAGCCCTGCATGCCTGCCCCCTGGGGTGACCTCTTGTACCCCTGGGTGGAAGGAGGAGAGTAGGCAGCGCCAAGGGCGTGCCGTGTGAGTGTGCAAAGGCCCTTGGGGCCCGAGGAATGAGTGTGCATGGAGGCCCTCTCTTGCTGGGGGAATAAGCCCAGAGAACAGCGAAGGAGCTGGCCCCCTGTGTCCACCAGTGGGTGTAGCAGAGCATGGCTCTGCATCCTTCTGCCCTTCGTGTACTGGGTCATGGTGGGCCAGGGTTGCCCTGGGAAGTTGCTCCAGCCTTGCAGCAGGGGTAGAGGAGACAGAAGTCTCCTTAATGTGTGTCTCAGATATGAGAATCTTGGAGACCCTACAGACAAAATAGGGTCATGTTTGCAGGGATGAGGGCCTTCACCTATGGTGAAAGGTTGTGTGTTTTGGGTCTTGGATGGGGTCTCAGGATAGCCCTATCAGAACCAAGGGTGGGTGTTCAAGATA is a genomic window containing:
- the ZMYND10 gene encoding zinc finger MYND domain-containing protein 10, whose protein sequence is MGDLELLLPGEADVLVRGLRSFQLREMGSGGWSQQHENLEKLNMQAILDATASQGEPIQELLVTHGKIPTLVEELIAVEMWKQKVFPVLCRLEDFKPQNTFPIYMVLHHEASIINLLETVFFHKEVCESAEDTVLDLVDYCHRKLTLLVAQSGRSGPPEEEESQYSTPMQELQKQADLMEFEIALKALSVLRYITDCVDSLSLSTWSRMLSTHNLPCLLVELLEHSPWSRQEGGKLQQFEGGRWQTVAPSEQQKLSKLDGQVWIALYNLLLSPEARARYCLTSFAKGQLLKLRAFLTDTLLDQLPNLADLQGFLAHLALTEAQPPKKDLVLEQIPEIWERLERENRGKWQAIAKHQLRHVFSPSEQELRLQARRWAETYRLDVLEAVAPERPHCAYCNAEASKRCSRCQNEWYCCRECQVKHWEKHGKACVLAAQGDRAK
- the RASSF1 gene encoding ras association domain-containing protein 1 isoform X1 yields the protein MSAEPELIELRELAPARCTAPGRTRLERANALRIAPGTVRNAARQLVPGRGHRFQPAGPATHTWCDLCGDFIWGVVRKGLQCAHCKFTCHYRCRALVCLDCCGPRDLGWEPALERDTNVDEPVEWETPDLSQAEVEQKIKEYNGQINSNLFMSLNKDGSYTGFIKVQLKLVRPVSVPASKKPPSLQDARRGPGRGTAVKRRTSFYLPKDAVKHLHVLSRTRAREVIEALLRKFLVVDDPRKFALFERAERHGQVYLRKLSDDEQPLRLRLLAGPSEKALSFVLKENDSGEVNWDAFSMPELHNFLRILQREEEEHLRQILQKYSYCRQKIQEALHACPLG
- the RASSF1 gene encoding ras association domain-containing protein 1 isoform X2; translation: MGEADAGTPSFEMTWSSTTSSGYCSQEDSDSELEQYFTARTSLARRPRRDQDEPVEWETPDLSQAEVEQKIKEYNGQINSNLFMSLNKDGSYTGFIKVQLKLVRPVSVPASKKPPSLQDARRGPGRGTAVKRRTSFYLPKDAVKHLHVLSRTRAREVIEALLRKFLVVDDPRKFALFERAERHGQVYLRKLSDDEQPLRLRLLAGPSEKALSFVLKENDSGEVNWDAFSMPELHNFLRILQREEEEHLRQILQKYSYCRQKIQEALHACPLG